A window of Chloracidobacterium sp. N contains these coding sequences:
- a CDS encoding TolC family protein — MSLRNVLCLVFTLLSSGLATLSAPAQNPVTDTPPVGAVAGVVAQQPTPSATPPGGQAPPSLPVADQRTKRALDELPTTRIGITPGRILRLPLREAILMALRNNQDIEVERANVQIAQQNARGAYGSYDPILQAAVQFQSSTSPTAQTFIGAEGGAFKRKQLQFTPTLVQSLPTGGNYSITFTNGRETNNAGSAGLSPQYFSTLDFRFTQPLFRNFRSSVNERQVKVSRKQLTISDAQFRQRVLTTIAAVQSAYWDLVFAIRNLNIQRDAVELADISLAVTRRQVEVGTSAPINVVENESELENRKNAAITALQQITTAENQLKQLILGDPQADEWQAAIEPTDDVDFTPVELDVQQALASAIRNRPELEQIRLQQELNDIERLFAENQRKPQVDVFTALTLSGLAGTSRLESIPGAPVFINPRFIGSYGTALNNLFSFDFPTYTVGANISFTFRNRTANAVVGRTLATGRQLKAQERNLQQSIQVEVRNGLQAVASARQRVEATRAARIAAETQLRGEQQRYAAGLSTTFLILDRQNRLSIARGNEIQALTDYNKAVAQLQRTLGTSLTANGIEIAQPDQNP, encoded by the coding sequence ATGTCACTGCGCAACGTTCTTTGCCTCGTCTTTACCCTGCTCTCGTCTGGACTTGCCACCCTGTCGGCACCGGCCCAGAACCCGGTGACGGATACGCCACCGGTGGGTGCCGTCGCAGGTGTCGTCGCCCAGCAGCCCACACCATCAGCCACACCACCGGGCGGGCAGGCGCCACCGTCACTTCCCGTTGCCGACCAACGCACCAAACGGGCGCTGGACGAACTGCCGACCACCCGGATTGGGATCACCCCCGGACGCATCCTGCGCCTCCCCCTGCGGGAAGCCATCCTCATGGCGCTGCGCAACAATCAGGACATCGAAGTTGAACGGGCCAACGTGCAGATTGCCCAGCAGAACGCGCGTGGCGCGTATGGCAGCTACGATCCCATTCTCCAGGCCGCCGTACAGTTTCAGTCCTCCACCTCGCCGACGGCGCAGACCTTCATCGGCGCGGAAGGTGGGGCCTTCAAGCGCAAGCAGCTCCAGTTCACGCCCACCCTGGTGCAGAGCCTGCCGACCGGTGGCAACTACTCGATTACCTTCACCAACGGACGTGAAACGAACAACGCCGGTTCCGCCGGGTTGAGTCCGCAGTACTTCTCGACGCTTGACTTCCGCTTTACCCAACCGCTGTTTCGGAACTTCCGGTCGAGCGTCAACGAGCGGCAGGTGAAGGTGAGCCGCAAGCAGTTGACCATCAGCGACGCCCAGTTCCGGCAGCGCGTCCTGACGACCATCGCCGCGGTCCAGTCGGCGTACTGGGACCTGGTCTTCGCCATCCGCAACCTGAACATCCAGCGGGACGCCGTTGAACTGGCGGACATCTCGCTGGCCGTCACCCGCCGCCAGGTGGAAGTCGGCACGAGCGCGCCCATCAACGTCGTCGAGAATGAATCCGAACTTGAAAACCGCAAGAACGCTGCCATCACGGCGCTGCAGCAAATCACCACGGCCGAAAACCAGCTCAAGCAGCTCATTCTGGGCGATCCCCAGGCTGACGAATGGCAGGCGGCCATTGAACCGACCGATGACGTGGATTTCACCCCGGTTGAACTCGATGTGCAGCAGGCGCTCGCCAGCGCCATCCGCAACCGCCCGGAACTCGAACAAATCCGCCTGCAGCAGGAACTCAACGACATCGAGCGGCTGTTTGCCGAAAATCAGCGCAAACCCCAGGTGGATGTGTTTACCGCGCTGACGCTCAGCGGTCTGGCAGGTACATCCCGCCTCGAATCTATCCCCGGCGCGCCAGTGTTCATCAATCCACGCTTCATCGGCAGCTACGGCACCGCGCTCAACAACCTTTTCTCCTTCGACTTTCCGACCTACACCGTGGGCGCAAACATTTCCTTCACCTTCCGCAACCGGACGGCCAATGCGGTTGTGGGTCGGACGCTGGCCACGGGACGCCAGCTCAAAGCCCAGGAACGCAACCTTCAGCAGAGCATTCAGGTCGAAGTGCGCAACGGCTTGCAGGCGGTTGCCTCGGCCCGCCAGCGCGTGGAAGCCACCCGCGCGGCGCGGATTGCGGCTGAAACCCAACTGCGCGGTGAACAGCAGCGGTATGCCGCCGGACTCTCCACGACCTTTCTCATTCTCGACCGCCAGAACCGTCTCTCCATCGCCCGTGGCAACGAAATCCAGGCGCTGACCGACTACAACAAAGCCGTGGCCCAACTCCAACGGACGCTGGGCACGTCGCTGACCGCCAATGGCATCGAGATTGCCCAGCCGGACCAGAACCCATAA
- a CDS encoding biotin--[acetyl-CoA-carboxylase] ligase: MASRLPSRTRTHKDAAPASPTGWPERFTVRWLAQVDSTNTALKALAQAGAPDGFCLGADEQTAGRGQYGRTWHSPAGEGLYVSLLFRPPCLTSDQMHHVTTFAGLMVHDTLARFVGTPARLAVKEPNDVFLDGRKVAGILVEADWHGAALRFVIVGIGVNIGQVSFPEGLRQPATSLRLALGEAAPPRAAVLDALLNAFQDHWDAFLADPAGVVAVRRQDICFLPGTFHDRQERPY, translated from the coding sequence ATGGCATCGAGATTGCCCAGCCGGACCAGAACCCATAAAGACGCCGCTCCGGCCAGCCCCACAGGCTGGCCGGAGCGGTTCACGGTCCGCTGGCTGGCGCAGGTGGACTCGACCAATACGGCGCTCAAGGCGCTGGCCCAGGCCGGGGCGCCCGATGGTTTCTGCCTCGGCGCGGATGAACAAACGGCCGGCCGGGGGCAGTACGGGCGCACCTGGCATTCGCCGGCCGGAGAGGGGCTCTATGTCTCCCTTCTGTTCCGTCCGCCGTGTCTGACTTCCGACCAGATGCATCACGTCACCACCTTTGCCGGGCTGATGGTTCATGACACGCTGGCGCGGTTCGTGGGCACGCCGGCGCGCCTGGCCGTCAAAGAACCCAACGATGTCTTCCTCGATGGACGCAAGGTGGCCGGCATTCTGGTTGAAGCCGACTGGCACGGCGCGGCACTCCGCTTCGTGATTGTCGGCATCGGCGTCAACATCGGGCAGGTTTCGTTCCCGGAAGGGCTGCGGCAGCCGGCCACATCCCTGCGCCTGGCGCTTGGCGAAGCTGCGCCGCCGCGCGCGGCCGTCCTTGACGCACTCCTCAATGCCTTTCAGGACCACTGGGACGCCTTTCTGGCCGACCCGGCCGGCGTTGTTGCCGTGCGGCGGCAGGACATCTGTTTTCTCCCAGGCACTTTTCATGACCGGCAGGAACGTCCATACTAG
- a CDS encoding M50 family metallopeptidase, with the protein MRHPDDFPARRSFSSGRAVAIPVEQNRNSSLLWLILATVATLLLMAVPFASVVTFPIRMFVTFIHEGGHALAALLSGFYVIRMTIHWDGSGLTLTSGQNVFVASAGYLGTMLFGVFLLHQAQRRGRTSLLLVGSGILVLLLTILFVNGQASWLMVLPLALAATLLLGGLRMNLPMPARWGMLGAGGLLVLLLAVVCVMTGTLYSWVAGLSIGISLIALGVFTKPNWGQFIVNFLAVQCCLDALSDLKTLFFISTLTGIQSDAANMARMTGVPASIWAFLWLASGVLLLGVTLWLIFQRPSRKGAAAPSAR; encoded by the coding sequence ATGCGCCATCCTGATGACTTTCCAGCCCGCCGTTCGTTTTCGTCAGGGCGGGCCGTCGCCATTCCGGTTGAACAAAACCGCAACTCCTCTCTTCTGTGGCTCATTCTGGCGACGGTGGCGACCCTGCTGCTGATGGCGGTGCCGTTTGCTTCCGTCGTGACGTTCCCGATTCGGATGTTCGTCACCTTCATCCATGAAGGCGGTCATGCCCTGGCGGCCCTGCTCAGCGGGTTCTATGTCATCCGTATGACGATTCACTGGGACGGGAGCGGGCTGACCCTGACCTCCGGGCAGAATGTGTTTGTGGCCAGTGCCGGCTACCTAGGCACGATGCTGTTTGGCGTTTTCCTTCTGCATCAGGCGCAGCGCCGTGGCCGCACCAGCCTGTTGCTGGTCGGGTCCGGCATTCTGGTATTGCTGCTCACGATTCTGTTCGTGAACGGTCAGGCTTCGTGGCTCATGGTGCTGCCGCTGGCGCTGGCCGCAACACTGCTGCTGGGGGGCTTGCGGATGAACCTCCCGATGCCGGCCCGGTGGGGCATGCTTGGTGCCGGCGGGCTGCTGGTGCTGTTGCTGGCCGTGGTCTGCGTCATGACCGGGACACTCTACAGTTGGGTGGCCGGACTCAGCATAGGTATCAGCCTGATTGCCCTGGGCGTCTTCACCAAACCGAACTGGGGACAGTTCATCGTCAATTTCCTGGCTGTGCAGTGTTGTCTGGATGCCCTGTCGGACCTCAAAACGCTGTTCTTCATCTCGACCCTGACGGGTATCCAGAGCGATGCCGCCAATATGGCCCGGATGACCGGCGTTCCGGCTTCCATCTGGGCTTTCCTGTGGCTGGCTTCCGGCG